From a single Pyruvatibacter sp. genomic region:
- the hemW gene encoding radical SAM family heme chaperone HemW: MNSSLTPASHSPRVADATNDAFGVYVHWPFCQAKCPYCDFNSHVKQGVDQARYAKALARELATMAQRMPDRTVTSIFFGGGTPSLMDVASVETVLDAIAARWAVDPQAEITLEANPTSVEAERFRGYRAAGVNRVSLGVQALDDKSLKALGRLHTADEALAAVALARTTFERISFDLIYARPHQTVDNWRAELATALAYTAGHMSLYQLTLEEGTPFAALHAAGKLQVPDQDVGAHLYEVTQELCSAAGLAAYEVSNHARPGDESRHNLVYWRGQPYAAVGPGAHGRLLVEGVWHATKAHDDPMRWLTQVERTGHGLDVDEPVDNIARAVEMMLMGLRLQEGVALSALPAPASAIIDKQAADALTVDGLLARTGDNLRVTALGRPVLNAVLREILL, encoded by the coding sequence TTGAACAGCTCATTGACGCCTGCTTCGCACAGCCCGCGCGTAGCTGACGCCACAAATGACGCGTTTGGCGTTTATGTGCACTGGCCGTTCTGTCAGGCCAAATGCCCGTATTGCGATTTCAACAGTCACGTAAAGCAGGGCGTCGATCAGGCCCGCTACGCAAAAGCGCTTGCCCGCGAACTTGCCACCATGGCGCAGCGTATGCCGGACCGCACGGTGACCAGCATCTTTTTCGGCGGCGGCACGCCCTCCCTGATGGATGTTGCAAGCGTTGAAACGGTGCTCGACGCGATTGCCGCGCGGTGGGCGGTGGACCCGCAGGCGGAAATAACGCTGGAGGCCAATCCCACCAGCGTCGAGGCTGAGCGCTTTCGCGGCTATCGCGCAGCAGGCGTCAACCGCGTGTCGCTGGGCGTTCAGGCGCTGGACGACAAAAGCCTCAAGGCTCTGGGCCGATTGCATACGGCTGACGAAGCGCTGGCGGCTGTGGCGCTGGCGCGCACTACGTTTGAGCGCATCTCATTTGATCTCATCTATGCCCGCCCGCATCAAACAGTTGACAACTGGCGCGCCGAACTTGCCACTGCCCTTGCCTACACAGCAGGCCACATGTCGCTCTACCAGCTCACCCTTGAAGAGGGCACGCCGTTCGCCGCCCTCCATGCGGCGGGCAAGCTGCAGGTGCCCGACCAGGATGTCGGGGCGCATCTGTACGAAGTGACGCAGGAGCTGTGCAGTGCGGCGGGCCTTGCGGCCTACGAGGTGTCTAACCACGCGCGGCCCGGCGATGAAAGCCGCCACAACCTGGTTTACTGGCGGGGCCAGCCTTACGCGGCTGTTGGTCCCGGTGCCCACGGCAGGTTGCTTGTCGAGGGGGTGTGGCATGCCACCAAGGCCCACGACGACCCGATGCGCTGGCTCACGCAGGTGGAACGCACCGGCCATGGCCTGGATGTGGATGAACCTGTGGATAACATCGCGCGTGCCGTGGAAATGATGCTCATGGGCCTGCGGCTGCAAGAGGGCGTGGCGCTCTCAGCCCTGCCTGCCCCTGCGTCCGCCATCATTGACAAGCAGGCTGCCGACGCACTGACCGTGGACGGCCTTCTGGCGCGAACAGGGGATAACCTGCGGGTAACGGCCCTGGGCCGCCCGGTTCTCAACGCCGTGTTGCGCGAAATACTGCTCTAG
- a CDS encoding penicillin-binding protein activator: protein MQEADVVISVRRFSISSLGKMLGAEFVRLGVIGVLGLTLAACTSGGSNTPPPPQQPTQPNVSITPPPQAGPVRNTAGFLRPRHLDVAEPVRVALLVPLSGQAAEVGQAMLDAAQLALFEFDDPNILLIPKDTAGNPDRAATVAREAISEGADIILGPLFASSVSAVAGPAQLSGVPVIAFSTDRNVAGGGVYLLSFLPEEDIERIVDFAVLEGHLRFAAMLPQNEYGQRVRMQLSQAVTARGAQLAATETYTPTTDGMLAPAERLAKLKDTYDIVLLPAGGTELQGLAPLLPYYDVDPRQVKFIGTGLWDDPSVMREPALVGGWFAAPPPEARTAFQSRFERVYGTQPHRIASLAYDAMSLSIALSGGTPGQRYTVSELTADDGFAGIDGVFRFRPDGLNERGLAVMEVRPGGFVVVSPAPQSLIAGPVF from the coding sequence ATGCAAGAGGCTGATGTGGTGATTTCGGTACGGCGGTTTTCAATCTCATCACTCGGCAAAATGCTTGGGGCGGAGTTTGTCCGGCTTGGCGTAATCGGGGTGCTTGGTTTAACGCTCGCCGCGTGTACGTCAGGGGGCTCCAACACACCGCCGCCGCCTCAGCAACCCACACAACCCAATGTATCGATTACACCACCGCCACAGGCCGGACCCGTGCGCAATACGGCTGGCTTCCTGCGCCCGCGCCATCTTGATGTGGCGGAGCCGGTGCGGGTCGCCCTGCTTGTGCCGCTGTCGGGTCAGGCGGCGGAGGTCGGTCAGGCGATGCTGGACGCTGCCCAACTGGCGCTGTTCGAGTTTGATGACCCCAACATTTTGCTGATCCCCAAAGACACGGCCGGCAACCCGGACCGGGCGGCAACCGTGGCGCGCGAGGCCATCAGCGAGGGCGCGGACATCATTCTGGGGCCGCTGTTTGCATCGTCTGTTTCAGCCGTTGCTGGGCCTGCGCAACTTAGCGGCGTGCCGGTGATTGCGTTTTCGACCGACCGCAACGTGGCGGGCGGCGGAGTTTATCTGCTCAGCTTCCTGCCGGAAGAAGACATCGAGCGGATTGTCGATTTTGCCGTGCTTGAAGGCCATTTGCGGTTTGCAGCGATGCTGCCGCAAAACGAATATGGCCAGCGGGTGCGTATGCAGTTGTCGCAGGCGGTGACAGCCCGCGGGGCGCAGCTTGCCGCAACCGAAACATACACCCCCACCACCGACGGCATGTTGGCCCCCGCCGAGCGGCTGGCAAAACTCAAGGACACCTACGACATTGTGTTGCTGCCCGCAGGCGGCACCGAGTTACAGGGACTGGCACCGCTGTTGCCGTATTATGACGTGGACCCGCGGCAGGTGAAGTTCATCGGCACCGGGCTGTGGGACGACCCGTCGGTTATGCGCGAGCCGGCTCTTGTAGGCGGCTGGTTTGCCGCCCCGCCGCCTGAGGCCCGCACCGCCTTTCAAAGCCGGTTTGAGCGGGTGTACGGCACACAGCCACACCGCATTGCAAGTCTTGCCTATGATGCCATGAGCCTGTCGATTGCCCTGTCCGGCGGCACGCCCGGTCAGCGCTACACTGTGAGCGAACTCACCGCAGATGACGGGTTTGCCGGCATCGACGGCGTGTTCAGGTTCCGCCCTGACGGCCTCAATGAGCGCGGGCTGGCGGTGATGGAAGTGCGGCCCGGCGGGTTTGTGGTGGTCAGCCCGGCGCCGCAATCGCTTATTGCGGGGCCTGTTTTTTAA
- the rsmI gene encoding 16S rRNA (cytidine(1402)-2'-O)-methyltransferase, with product MTSGKDISQASIAAASGSNRAGRPLEPGLHIAATPIGNARDVTLRLLDAFAAADLVLCEDTRETAKLLAIHGIAARLESYHEHNAERMRPRILKRLADGNAVVLVSDAGTPLISDPGYKLARDVIAAGHAITALPGPSSVLAALCVAGLPTDRFFFQGFLPAKAGARDKTIAELNSVPATLVILEAAKRLQPTLDALALGLGARDAAVTRELTKRFEEARRGSLDELAAHYKAEGPPRGEIVIVVAPPQDVQTDDATLDTALAVAMKTQSASRAAADVARALGIPRKRAYARALELAPADPPHNEP from the coding sequence ATGACATCCGGCAAAGACATATCGCAGGCGAGCATCGCCGCAGCATCGGGCAGCAATAGGGCAGGACGGCCCCTTGAGCCGGGCCTGCACATTGCAGCCACCCCCATCGGCAACGCCCGCGACGTGACGCTGCGGCTGCTGGATGCGTTCGCGGCGGCCGATCTTGTGCTGTGCGAAGACACCCGCGAGACTGCGAAGCTGCTTGCCATTCATGGCATTGCAGCGCGCCTTGAGAGTTATCACGAGCATAACGCTGAGCGAATGCGCCCGCGCATTCTCAAACGCCTGGCGGATGGCAACGCGGTGGTGCTGGTAAGTGACGCAGGCACGCCGCTCATTTCAGACCCCGGTTACAAGCTGGCGCGCGATGTCATTGCGGCAGGTCATGCCATAACAGCCCTGCCTGGCCCTTCGTCCGTGCTGGCGGCGCTATGCGTTGCGGGTCTGCCGACCGACCGTTTTTTCTTTCAGGGGTTTTTGCCTGCCAAGGCAGGTGCGCGCGACAAAACCATCGCCGAGCTGAACAGTGTTCCTGCCACGCTGGTGATCCTTGAAGCGGCAAAACGGCTGCAACCAACCCTTGATGCGCTGGCGCTTGGCCTTGGTGCCCGCGATGCCGCTGTGACCCGCGAACTGACAAAGCGCTTTGAAGAAGCCCGACGCGGCAGCCTTGATGAGCTGGCCGCGCACTACAAGGCCGAAGGCCCGCCACGCGGGGAAATCGTCATCGTCGTGGCCCCCCCGCAGGACGTGCAGACGGATGATGCGACGCTCGACACGGCCCTTGCCGTCGCGATGAAAACCCAAAGTGCCAGCCGCGCCGCCGCCGATGTTGCCAGGGCGCTTGGCATTCCGCGCAAGCGCGCCTATGCCCGGGCTTTGGAGCTTGCGCCTGCCGACCCGCCCCACAACGAACCATGA
- a CDS encoding YraN family protein, whose product MTPVPRKRAAEIRGRRAETLAVWMLRLKGYRILARRLRTPLGEIDIVARRGNTVAIVEVKARATHDAAVASLSPHQQQRLAAAAAWLPNWKPALTGLDMRLDVVAVAPRSLPLHVQNAWTA is encoded by the coding sequence ATGACGCCTGTCCCGCGCAAACGTGCCGCTGAAATCCGCGGGCGCAGGGCCGAGACGCTGGCCGTCTGGATGCTGCGCCTCAAGGGCTATCGCATTCTGGCGCGGCGTCTGCGCACGCCATTGGGCGAAATCGATATCGTCGCCCGACGGGGCAACACGGTTGCCATTGTAGAGGTCAAAGCCCGCGCCACCCATGACGCTGCCGTGGCCTCGTTGTCGCCGCATCAGCAACAGCGCCTTGCCGCCGCCGCTGCATGGCTTCCAAACTGGAAGCCCGCCCTGACCGGGCTTGATATGCGCCTTGACGTTGTGGCCGTCGCCCCACGCTCGTTGCCGTTGCATGTCCAGAATGCGTGGACCGCCTAA
- a CDS encoding BON domain-containing protein, translated as MSLVLFCSCVAALVAACSPIGMAVGAGATAGVAAFQERPIGEAMDDAGIKLGLTDRLIKSDADLFGDVSSKVMEGRVMLTGLVSGEQERAEATRLAWSIEGVREVINEIEVADRSTFEAMPGDTWIDTKLRARLLTDFSISDINYSTDVVNGSVYILGIGRDPTEIDRVAAHARDISGVRRVVMHAITVDDSRRLASRPPSAPAPEPFRREPSGDRQGHVLTEAQPHEDLLTGQAPLRKDFSAYENTPAIETASTQPAYYYEQPAYQPPAPAPAAAASSSGPRSLAPQDRAAVESRALAPIR; from the coding sequence ATGTCTCTTGTTCTTTTCTGTTCCTGCGTTGCTGCACTTGTGGCGGCGTGCTCCCCCATCGGCATGGCGGTTGGTGCCGGTGCCACCGCAGGCGTTGCCGCCTTTCAGGAGCGCCCGATCGGCGAGGCGATGGATGACGCCGGCATCAAGCTGGGTCTGACGGACCGGTTGATAAAAAGCGACGCTGATCTGTTTGGCGATGTCTCATCCAAAGTGATGGAAGGCCGCGTGATGCTGACGGGCCTTGTGTCCGGCGAACAGGAACGTGCCGAGGCGACGCGGCTGGCCTGGTCCATTGAAGGCGTCCGCGAAGTCATCAACGAAATTGAGGTCGCCGACCGCTCCACATTCGAGGCCATGCCCGGCGACACCTGGATCGACACCAAGCTGCGCGCCCGGTTGCTGACTGACTTCAGCATCTCCGACATCAACTACTCAACGGATGTGGTCAACGGCTCGGTCTATATTCTGGGCATTGGCCGCGATCCGACCGAGATTGACCGGGTGGCTGCCCATGCGCGCGACATTTCAGGGGTGCGACGCGTGGTGATGCACGCCATTACCGTTGACGACAGCCGCCGCCTTGCGTCGCGTCCGCCAAGCGCGCCCGCGCCGGAGCCGTTCAGGCGTGAACCGTCCGGCGACCGGCAGGGCCACGTGCTGACCGAGGCCCAGCCGCACGAAGATCTGCTGACCGGGCAGGCCCCCCTGCGCAAGGACTTTTCAGCCTACGAAAATACACCCGCTATCGAAACAGCCTCCACCCAGCCCGCATATTATTACGAGCAACCTGCCTATCAGCCGCCCGCGCCCGCACCAGCTGCAGCCGCCTCGTCAAGTGGCCCCCGCTCGCTGGCTCCGCAGGACCGGGCAGCGGTTGAAAGCCGGGCCTTAGCGCCGATCCGATGA
- a CDS encoding transglutaminase-like domain-containing protein, with amino-acid sequence MTPEQDRVLRAAGDAADDAIDLAQTALALGAADMPDLVLDPYRAHLARIVADVAARAAVLQAQADKRHSPGDPAIEAHAKALLQAHALADVIAGDFGYDGDRVTYDDMANANLVRVIDRKRGLPVALGLIYIHAGRANGWAVSGVNFPGHFLIRLNGMVRGGPPPVLIDPFSGGSILDEQGVVALLARVQGLEDEDPTKADLERALAPVSARAVLLRLQNNIYARATRARDTARASAILARMTAIAPRDPALWLERGDLDGATGSLMSARTAYARAAELALAEGRTQLARDARTRSDKLRISLN; translated from the coding sequence ATGACGCCGGAACAAGACCGCGTGCTGCGCGCTGCGGGCGACGCTGCCGACGACGCTATTGATCTTGCACAAACAGCGCTCGCGCTGGGCGCTGCTGACATGCCGGATTTGGTGCTCGACCCCTATCGCGCTCACCTTGCACGCATCGTTGCTGATGTCGCGGCGCGTGCCGCAGTCCTGCAGGCGCAGGCAGACAAGCGTCACTCGCCCGGCGATCCGGCCATCGAGGCCCACGCTAAAGCACTGTTGCAGGCTCACGCGCTGGCAGACGTTATTGCCGGAGACTTCGGCTATGACGGTGACCGGGTGACGTATGACGACATGGCCAACGCCAATCTGGTCCGTGTCATTGACCGCAAGCGCGGTCTGCCGGTGGCGCTGGGGCTGATTTATATTCACGCAGGCCGTGCCAATGGCTGGGCGGTGTCCGGTGTCAACTTCCCCGGCCACTTCCTCATCCGGTTGAACGGCATGGTGCGTGGCGGCCCGCCGCCGGTGCTGATTGATCCGTTCTCAGGCGGAAGCATTCTGGACGAACAGGGCGTCGTTGCCCTTCTGGCCCGTGTGCAGGGCCTCGAGGACGAAGACCCGACAAAGGCCGACCTTGAGCGCGCCCTGGCGCCGGTGTCTGCCCGTGCCGTGCTGCTGCGGTTGCAAAACAACATTTATGCGCGCGCAACCAGGGCCCGCGATACGGCCCGCGCCAGTGCCATTCTCGCCCGCATGACAGCCATTGCCCCGCGTGACCCGGCGCTGTGGCTTGAGCGAGGCGACCTTGACGGGGCGACAGGCAGCCTGATGTCGGCACGCACCGCCTACGCCCGTGCCGCCGAACTGGCCCTTGCCGAAGGCCGCACGCAGCTTGCCCGCGACGCCAGGACCCGCTCCGACAAGCTGCGTATCAGCCTCAACTGA
- the gshB gene encoding glutathione synthase, which translates to MGLKVAIQMDPVEAIDIKGDSTFRLALEAQMRGHTLSYYLPRDLSLHDGRVLARTRSLEVRDAKGDHFTQGNQIVTNLRDVDVVLMRQDPPFDMSYITATHILDHIHPHTLVVNDPAHVRNAPEKLFVTQFEGVMPPTLISSNEDDIRAFRAEHKDIILKPLYGNGGAGVFRVRPDDENMASLLEMFTQMFREPLIAQAYLPAVRAGDKRIILVDGEIAGAINRVPAEGESRSNMHVGGRPEATQLTDREREICATIGPELKRRGLIFVGIDVIGDYMTEINVTSPTGLREIERFDGTNIAAMIWDAIEAKVS; encoded by the coding sequence ATGGGCTTGAAAGTGGCAATTCAGATGGACCCGGTTGAGGCCATCGACATCAAGGGCGATTCAACCTTCCGTCTGGCGCTCGAAGCGCAGATGCGCGGCCACACGCTAAGCTATTATCTGCCCCGCGACCTGTCGCTGCATGACGGCAGGGTGCTGGCCCGCACGCGGTCACTGGAAGTGCGCGATGCAAAGGGCGACCACTTCACCCAAGGCAACCAGATTGTCACAAACCTGCGCGACGTGGATGTGGTGCTGATGCGCCAGGACCCGCCCTTTGACATGAGCTACATCACGGCGACCCACATCCTCGATCACATCCACCCCCATACGCTGGTGGTCAATGATCCCGCGCATGTGCGCAACGCACCCGAGAAACTCTTTGTTACACAGTTTGAAGGCGTCATGCCGCCGACGCTGATTTCCTCTAATGAAGACGACATCCGGGCGTTTCGGGCCGAACACAAGGATATCATCCTCAAACCGCTGTATGGCAATGGCGGTGCGGGCGTGTTCAGGGTCAGGCCTGACGATGAAAACATGGCATCGCTGCTGGAAATGTTCACCCAGATGTTCCGCGAGCCGCTCATCGCACAGGCCTATTTGCCGGCGGTGCGCGCAGGCGACAAGCGCATCATTCTGGTGGACGGCGAAATTGCCGGGGCGATCAATCGGGTGCCTGCCGAGGGTGAAAGCCGCTCCAACATGCATGTGGGCGGCAGGCCGGAAGCAACTCAGTTGACAGATCGTGAACGGGAGATCTGCGCCACCATCGGCCCCGAGCTCAAGCGCCGCGGGCTGATTTTCGTCGGCATCGACGTGATCGGCGATTACATGACAGAGATCAACGTCACCTCCCCCACCGGCCTGCGCGAAATAGAACGCTTTGACGGCACCAACATCGCCGCCATGATCTGGGATGCGATTGAAGCGAAGGTCAGCTAA
- a CDS encoding DUF6471 domain-containing protein, with translation MPERTDWEAKARGIIRAEMARQNVTYAQLVEKLAEIGVSEDERNLRNKVSRGKFTAAFMLACLKALSASEKTDFI, from the coding sequence ATGCCGGAACGTACAGACTGGGAAGCCAAGGCCCGTGGGATTATTCGGGCGGAAATGGCCCGGCAGAACGTGACTTACGCGCAGTTAGTTGAAAAATTGGCGGAAATTGGGGTTTCCGAAGATGAACGGAACCTCAGAAACAAGGTGAGCCGGGGGAAGTTTACGGCAGCGTTTATGCTGGCTTGCTTAAAGGCGCTAAGCGCTTCAGAGAAAACAGACTTTATCTAG
- a CDS encoding IS1595 family transposase, producing MAQHFLLSASARTLSLAKVMRLSDQEAYDAFKALRWHENDGNPICPRCGCAEAYEYASRRIFKCKGCHSQFSVTTATIFASRKLAYRDVLAAIALFVNGAKGMSALQLSRDLDVQYKTAFVLAHKLREAMGEEMKQAKVSGDVEVDGAYFGGHVKPANRKADRKDLRLKENRTGKRRVVVVLRERNGRSLPFVVKHEADAVPTIEARVATGSTVYADEASSWDALHATYETKRVNHSVEFKDKDACTNEAESFFSRLRRAEIGTHHHISGRYLDQYANEMAWRENNRRVSNGGQFVLATVAALGCGVSRDWKGYWQRKAA from the coding sequence ATGGCACAGCACTTCTTACTTTCAGCCTCAGCCCGCACACTCTCGCTGGCAAAGGTCATGCGCCTGAGCGATCAGGAAGCCTATGACGCATTCAAGGCGCTGCGCTGGCATGAGAATGATGGGAACCCCATCTGTCCTCGCTGTGGCTGTGCAGAGGCTTACGAGTACGCCTCACGCCGCATCTTCAAGTGTAAGGGCTGTCATTCGCAGTTCTCAGTCACCACGGCAACCATCTTTGCCAGCCGCAAGCTGGCTTACCGGGATGTGCTGGCTGCCATCGCCCTGTTCGTGAATGGGGCCAAGGGCATGAGCGCCCTTCAACTGAGCCGCGATCTGGACGTTCAGTACAAGACGGCCTTCGTCCTGGCTCACAAGCTGCGTGAGGCTATGGGCGAGGAAATGAAGCAAGCCAAGGTATCAGGCGACGTTGAGGTTGATGGGGCCTATTTCGGCGGTCATGTGAAGCCCGCCAACCGGAAGGCTGACCGCAAGGACTTGCGATTGAAAGAAAACCGGACTGGCAAGCGTCGTGTGGTGGTTGTCCTGCGGGAACGTAATGGCCGCTCACTGCCGTTTGTGGTGAAGCATGAAGCCGACGCAGTGCCCACCATTGAGGCTCGCGTAGCCACTGGCTCAACGGTATATGCAGACGAAGCATCATCATGGGATGCCCTGCACGCCACCTATGAGACGAAGCGGGTCAATCACTCGGTTGAGTTCAAGGACAAGGACGCTTGCACGAACGAGGCTGAGAGCTTCTTTAGCCGCCTGCGCCGGGCTGAGATCGGCACGCACCACCACATTTCGGGGCGTTACTTGGATCAGTACGCTAACGAAATGGCTTGGCGTGAGAACAACCGGCGAGTTTCAAACGGTGGCCAGTTTGTGTTGGCTACGGTTGCGGCGCTTGGTTGTGGGGTGTCGCGGGACTGGAAGGGGTATTGGCAACGGAAAGC